The following proteins are co-located in the Phocoena phocoena chromosome 1, mPhoPho1.1, whole genome shotgun sequence genome:
- the SLC25A34 gene encoding solute carrier family 25 member 34: MPLTRAQPAPGPEAKETVAPAVDLVLGASACCLACVFTNPLEVVKTRLQLQGELQARGTYPRHYRGFVASVVAVARADGLCGLQKGLAAGLLYQGLMNGVRFYCYSLACQAGLAQQPGGTVVAGAVAGALGAFVGSPAYLVKTQLQAQTVAAMAVGHQHPHQNVLDALGTIWRQRGLAGLWQGVGGAVPRVMVGSAAQLATFASAKAWVQEQQWLPEDSWLVALAGGMVSSVAVVTVMTPFDVASTRLYNQPVDGAGRGQLYGGLADCLVKIWRQEGPLALYKGLGPTYLRLGPHTILSMLFWDELRKLAGRAQHQGS; the protein is encoded by the exons ATGCCCCTGACACGGGCACAGCCGGCCCCCGGCCCGGAGGCCAAGGAGACGGTGGCTCCAGCTGTGGACCTGGTGCTGGGTGCCTCGGCCTGTTGCCTGGCCTGTGTCTTCACCAACCCCCTGGAGGTGGTGAAGACGCGGCTGCAGCTGCAGGGGGAGCTGCAGGCCCGGGGCACCTATCCTCGGCACTACCGGGGCTTTGTGGCCTCTGTCGTCGCTGTGGCCCGTGCAGATGGGCTGTGCGGCCTGCAGAAGGGGCTGGCTGCCGGCCTCCTCTACCAGGGCCTCATGAACGGCGTCCGCTTCTACTGCTACAGCCTGGCATGCCAGGCCGGGCTCGCCCAGCAGCCAGGTGGCACTGTGGTCGCGGGCGCTGTGGCAGGGGCACTGGGAGCCTTCGTGGGGAGCCCTGCTTACCTG GTCAAAACGCAGCTGCAGGCCCAGACGGTGGCCGCGATGGCTGTGGGACACCAGCACCCTCACCAG AACGTACTGGATGCCTTGGGGACCATCTGGCGGCAGCGGGGCCTGGCGGGGCTGTGGCAGGGTGTGGGTGGGGCCGTGCCCCGGGTCATGGTCGGCTCGGCTGCTCAGCTGGCCACGTTCGCCTCCGCCAAGGCCTGGGTGCAAGAGCAACAG TGGCTCCCAGAGGACAGCTGGCTGGTGGCCCTGGCCGGGGGCATGGTCAGCAGTGTAGCCGTGGTCACAGTCATGACCCCCTTCGACGTGGCCAGCACGCGGCTGTACAATCAGCCTGTGGACGGAGCGGGCAGG GGCCAGCTGTATGGCGGCCTCGCCGACTGCCTGGTGAAGATCTGGCGGCAGGAGGGCCCCCTGGCGCTCTACAAGGGTCTGGGCCCCACCTACCTGCGCCTGGGTCCCCACACCATCCTCAGCATGCTCTTCTGGGATGAGCTCCGGAAACTGGCCGGGCGGGCCCAGCACCAGGGCAGCTAG